From a region of the Chitinophaga caseinilytica genome:
- a CDS encoding OmpA family protein → MFVLKDLYYDFDKYAIRYPDATHVLDSLAIILQEHPTMRISLESHTDSRGNDAYNMRLSDRRAESAVQYLVQKGIAQNRLEWKGYGESRLVNRCSNGVKCTEEEHQANRRTEVRILEE, encoded by the coding sequence GTGTTCGTGCTGAAGGATTTGTATTACGACTTCGACAAATACGCCATCCGCTACCCGGATGCCACGCATGTGCTGGATTCGCTGGCCATCATTTTGCAGGAACATCCTACCATGCGCATTTCGCTGGAATCGCATACGGACAGTCGCGGCAACGATGCGTACAACATGCGCCTGTCTGACCGCCGCGCTGAATCGGCCGTGCAATATCTCGTGCAGAAAGGGATTGCGCAAAACCGGCTGGAATGGAAAGGTTACGGCGAATCGCGGCTGGTCAACCGTTGCTCGAACGGTGTGAAGTGTACCGAAGAAGAGCACCAGGCGAACCGGCGCACCGAAGTGCGGATACTTGAAGAATAG
- a CDS encoding DUF4998 domain-containing protein produces MIQKYLLMTLAVALMAGCTKMDNAYAPYMENGELMYPGVPYQLETHAGRERIEVQFTQSRDPNISKYILYWNNRQRKMEVAPDRQQAVMKVIVPQLTEGDYTFEIVAAYKDGTGSTPKSAIVSGRALGSRFESELFIRKIQAANCRKGFALQFFPVDATCRFTDVKYRNTGGAAAQKRFTDMAAFSDTLADILPEARSLVLRTAYVPENCIDTFFAEATVPVHPASGSFVCSGNMTDYTNATLTGPYPWNITLRQVNAHTLELVDDDQTHDVFHKILNGGSPSYYGSFGVVFTIDDANKVTAVVNKYGQPSGNDRSAQLDPSGVNKYDPVAKVLQVKYWMNQPGATHRTLFDETMTMK; encoded by the coding sequence ATGATTCAAAAATATTTGCTGATGACGCTCGCGGTAGCCCTGATGGCCGGCTGCACAAAAATGGACAACGCCTATGCGCCTTACATGGAGAATGGCGAACTGATGTACCCTGGCGTGCCGTACCAATTGGAAACGCATGCCGGAAGGGAGCGGATCGAAGTACAGTTCACCCAATCCAGGGACCCGAACATTTCAAAATACATCCTGTACTGGAATAACCGGCAGCGGAAGATGGAAGTGGCGCCAGACCGGCAACAGGCCGTGATGAAAGTGATCGTCCCGCAGTTGACGGAAGGCGATTATACTTTCGAGATCGTGGCCGCCTATAAAGACGGCACCGGGTCTACCCCTAAATCTGCGATCGTCAGCGGGCGGGCGCTCGGCAGCCGGTTCGAATCGGAGCTGTTTATCCGGAAAATCCAGGCGGCCAATTGCCGGAAAGGCTTTGCGCTGCAATTTTTTCCTGTGGATGCGACCTGCAGGTTTACCGACGTGAAATACCGGAACACCGGAGGCGCAGCGGCACAGAAACGATTTACGGATATGGCTGCCTTTTCGGATACGCTGGCAGACATCCTTCCGGAGGCGAGGTCGCTGGTGCTGCGGACGGCATATGTCCCGGAGAACTGTATCGATACCTTTTTTGCCGAGGCCACGGTGCCGGTGCATCCCGCTTCCGGCAGCTTTGTTTGTTCGGGGAACATGACCGATTACACGAATGCCACGCTTACGGGGCCTTATCCCTGGAACATAACGCTGCGGCAGGTGAATGCCCACACACTGGAATTGGTGGATGATGACCAGACGCATGATGTGTTCCATAAGATACTGAACGGCGGATCGCCCTCATACTACGGTTCTTTCGGGGTGGTATTTACGATAGACGATGCGAACAAGGTGACGGCGGTGGTGAACAAATATGGGCAGCCTTCGGGTAACGACCGCTCCGCCCAGCTCGATCCTTCCGGCGTCAACAAATACGATCCTGTCGCCAAGGTGCTGCAGGTGAAATACTGGATGAACCAGCCCGGTGCCACGCATCGTACGCTGTTCGACGAAACGATGACGATGAAGTAA
- a CDS encoding RagB/SusD family nutrient uptake outer membrane protein, translating into MKIIRILLVACLATMASCNKYLDIIPDNVPTLDQAFQLRATAKKYLFTCYSYIPQLGDVSANYAILGSREISTPYPGSQSGVRNSIIELAYDYQNIVNPIANYWSGGGDYGGTPMFIAIRTCNTFLANIHKVPDIQEPERKRWIAEVKTLKAFYHFWLLRMYGPIPIVKESLPISADVEAVRVKRQPVDEVATYIVQLLDEARADLPLIITNQREELGRMTQPIALAIRAYTLMLNASPLFNGNKDYAGFGHTTSQPLFSPEFSAAKWTLAAKACEEAIAAAHDAGYKLHRFVKPFDMKDIGDSTRICMDIRGAVTEEWNSEVIWTLTHSSTGALQRQCAPRNDVYSYTISLWAANMKACEIFYTKNGVPIDEDPSWDYANRYTTLKTVPATHRAILKPNYTTSAFNIDREYRFYADLAFDGSSYFMKQRSNEDNLLYINTMWGSSSSNGLSRTSFTGYWPKKMVSWKTSGDGGSYAPDSYAWPAIRLTALYLMYAEALNETEGPGARAYQYLDSVRARAGLKGVVESWANYSRNPSRPASKKASAASSSTKRWRNSSSKGKTIGTCAAGNGWII; encoded by the coding sequence ATGAAGATCATACGCATTCTGCTGGTGGCGTGCCTGGCCACGATGGCGTCCTGCAACAAGTATCTGGACATCATCCCGGATAACGTTCCTACGCTCGACCAGGCTTTCCAGCTACGCGCCACCGCCAAAAAATACCTGTTCACCTGTTATTCCTATATCCCGCAACTCGGCGATGTGTCTGCCAACTACGCCATCCTGGGCTCCCGCGAGATTTCGACGCCGTATCCCGGCTCTCAGTCGGGTGTCCGCAATTCCATCATAGAGCTGGCGTACGATTACCAAAATATCGTAAACCCGATCGCCAATTACTGGAGCGGCGGCGGCGATTATGGCGGAACGCCCATGTTCATCGCCATCCGTACCTGCAACACCTTCCTGGCCAACATTCATAAAGTCCCCGACATACAAGAGCCCGAGCGGAAACGCTGGATCGCCGAAGTGAAAACGCTGAAGGCGTTCTACCATTTCTGGCTGCTGCGGATGTACGGGCCTATCCCCATCGTGAAGGAAAGCCTTCCCATTTCGGCGGATGTAGAGGCCGTGCGCGTGAAACGCCAACCGGTAGACGAAGTGGCGACCTATATCGTGCAACTGCTGGACGAAGCCCGGGCCGACCTTCCGCTCATCATCACCAACCAGCGCGAAGAATTGGGGAGAATGACGCAGCCCATCGCGCTGGCCATCCGCGCCTATACGCTGATGTTGAACGCGAGCCCGCTTTTCAACGGGAACAAGGACTACGCGGGTTTCGGCCACACAACCTCACAACCCCTGTTCAGTCCCGAATTCAGCGCCGCAAAATGGACGCTGGCCGCCAAAGCGTGCGAAGAAGCCATCGCCGCCGCGCACGATGCAGGATACAAGCTCCACCGGTTCGTTAAGCCTTTCGATATGAAGGATATCGGCGATTCTACCCGCATCTGTATGGACATCCGCGGTGCCGTTACCGAAGAATGGAATTCCGAAGTGATCTGGACGCTCACCCACAGCAGCACCGGTGCCCTGCAGCGGCAATGCGCGCCCAGGAACGATGTATATTCCTACACCATCTCCCTGTGGGCCGCCAATATGAAAGCCTGCGAGATATTTTATACGAAAAACGGTGTGCCCATCGACGAAGATCCTTCCTGGGATTACGCCAACCGCTACACCACGCTCAAAACCGTTCCCGCCACGCATCGCGCCATCCTGAAACCCAACTACACGACTTCCGCTTTCAACATCGACCGGGAATACCGGTTTTACGCCGACCTGGCGTTCGACGGTTCCTCGTATTTCATGAAACAGCGGTCGAATGAAGATAATCTGCTGTACATCAATACGATGTGGGGCTCTTCTTCGTCGAACGGGTTGTCCCGGACTTCATTTACCGGTTATTGGCCGAAGAAGATGGTGAGTTGGAAAACTTCCGGCGACGGAGGTTCCTACGCGCCGGATTCCTATGCCTGGCCGGCGATCCGCCTTACCGCGCTCTACCTCATGTATGCGGAAGCGCTGAACGAGACGGAAGGCCCCGGTGCAAGGGCTTACCAGTATCTCGACAGCGTTCGCGCACGGGCAGGCCTCAAAGGCGTTGTGGAATCCTGGGCCAATTACTCCCGCAATCCCTCCAGGCCCGCATCAAAGAAGGCCTCCGCGGCATCATCCAGCACGAAACGATGGCGGAATTCATCTTCGAAGGGGAAAACTATTGGAACATGCGCCGCTGGAAACGGCTGGATTATATGA
- a CDS encoding RagB/SusD family nutrient uptake outer membrane protein, which translates to MAEFIFEGENYWNMRRWKRLDYMNRPVTGWDIQQNTPAMFYRMRTLYTPNNTYREFLAPIAERDLNVNPNLVQNPLW; encoded by the coding sequence ATGGCGGAATTCATCTTCGAAGGGGAAAACTATTGGAACATGCGCCGCTGGAAACGGCTGGATTATATGAACCGCCCGGTCACCGGCTGGGATATCCAACAGAACACACCCGCCATGTTCTACCGGATGCGCACCCTCTACACGCCCAACAACACGTACAGGGAATTCCTCGCGCCGATCGCGGAGCGCGACCTGAACGTGAATCCCAACCTCGTGCAGAACCCGCTTTGGTAA
- a CDS encoding DUF4959 domain-containing protein has product MKKTSHYITYSLLLLAGMIVSACQKQTGTDRDPIYNSGKKPSPVKNVRVTNFPGGATIVYDIPAEPEVLYVQADFKINASASQQVKSSFYTDTIVVKGFEREGDYKVTLSTVSRSEVKSDPVEVTVHPGIPPYQSVKASLKVFGDFGGANIAFENPTGGEIAIVSLVDTIGKGEYVYTHYTKNTAGNFSMRGFSPGDRRYGACVRDRWGNTSDTVWATVRTMNEVELDRTIMKALVLPGDQTACCGSDLNVPLRNPYRAADYSFYGVKNANDSMPPRITIDMGKPIVLSRFRYYMRKNGGAEFRNGTLKFFKIYGSMNPNPDGALDGSWTQIGGVYELVKPSGLPYGQQNAADYEVIDSGSEFTMPLPAVPMRYFRLVLLETFSGGLGMEISSLKFMGDYQ; this is encoded by the coding sequence ATGAAGAAGACATCCCATTATATCACATATAGCCTGCTGCTTTTGGCCGGCATGATCGTTTCTGCCTGCCAGAAACAGACCGGTACAGACAGGGACCCCATTTACAATAGCGGCAAAAAGCCTTCGCCCGTGAAGAACGTGCGCGTCACCAACTTTCCGGGCGGCGCAACGATTGTGTACGACATCCCGGCCGAGCCGGAAGTGTTGTATGTGCAGGCCGATTTCAAAATCAATGCCAGCGCGTCGCAACAGGTGAAATCGTCGTTTTATACAGATACCATCGTCGTGAAAGGGTTCGAACGGGAGGGAGACTACAAGGTGACGCTTTCCACCGTGAGCCGCAGCGAAGTGAAGTCTGACCCGGTGGAAGTGACCGTCCATCCCGGTATCCCGCCGTATCAGAGTGTAAAGGCCTCGTTGAAGGTTTTCGGGGATTTCGGCGGAGCGAATATCGCGTTCGAAAACCCGACCGGCGGTGAAATCGCGATCGTTTCGCTCGTGGATACCATCGGGAAAGGCGAATACGTCTACACCCATTACACGAAGAATACGGCAGGCAATTTTTCCATGCGCGGCTTCTCGCCGGGCGACCGCCGGTATGGCGCCTGCGTGCGCGACCGCTGGGGTAACACGTCTGATACCGTTTGGGCAACCGTGCGGACGATGAACGAAGTGGAGCTCGACCGTACCATCATGAAGGCGCTCGTGCTGCCCGGTGATCAGACCGCATGCTGCGGCTCCGACCTCAACGTGCCCCTCCGCAATCCATACCGCGCCGCTGACTATTCTTTTTACGGCGTGAAGAACGCCAACGATTCCATGCCGCCGCGGATCACGATAGACATGGGCAAGCCCATCGTATTGAGCCGCTTCCGGTATTACATGCGTAAAAACGGCGGGGCCGAATTCAGGAACGGCACGCTGAAATTCTTTAAAATATACGGCAGCATGAACCCCAATCCCGATGGCGCGCTCGACGGCAGCTGGACGCAGATCGGCGGCGTGTACGAACTGGTGAAACCCTCCGGGTTGCCTTACGGCCAACAGAACGCGGCCGATTATGAAGTGATAGACAGCGGCTCGGAATTTACCATGCCGTTGCCGGCCGTGCCCATGCGTTATTTCAGGCTGGTATTGCTCGAAACTTTCAGCGGTGGCCTGGGGATGGAGATCTCTTCCCTCAAGTTCATGGGCGATTACCAGTGA
- a CDS encoding c-type cytochrome translates to MKHIFKKAAMCLLPLMTQLSSSAQETPKEEDYFRILKVSAPEGTLLEVGGLTVLPNGDLGVATRRGDIYIVENPTSRRPHFRKFASGLHEVLGLAYKNGDLYCAQRGELTRLSDTNNDGKADVYETVYAWPLSGHYHEYSFGPKLAPDGSFFVSGNVAFGNEEWWRGESRVPWRGWVMHISADGSQMEPWATGMRSPCGLGMIDGELFYSENQGDWMGSGGVWQVRKGDFVGHPAGLRWSDMPNSPIKLKDEDLYKQVDQRRIRNEQGRMVKPENVVDEKFKTLFEVKKAIPQIKLPAVWLPHGVLGISNSEILPIPENTFGPFAGQLLVGDQGQSKIMRVVLEKVKGEFQGVAFDFRQGFQSGVLRMAWGNDGSLFVGETNRGWGSAGDANEGLQRLVWNNRIPFEMKTVKAMPDGFEIEFTLPVDPKSASDLAAYSVESFIYKYHPVYGSPTVNNEKCEVKGVKVSEDGTKVRLIVDNLRQYYIHNISVEGVREKDYFYSTVHPNAYYTLNNIPEGAKLAMTGVSTRNSVKEAEAAAAKTKAAEAAKAKTAPAKGAAKAGEAAAVKPAAKAATYEEVKPLLAKYTCAACHNADKKQVGPAFKDIARKKYTNDMIVKLIYNPNPENWPGYATEMPPMPQVPKADALRIASWINSLN, encoded by the coding sequence ATGAAGCATATATTTAAAAAAGCGGCGATGTGCCTGCTGCCGCTGATGACGCAACTGTCTTCCTCTGCACAGGAAACGCCGAAAGAAGAAGACTATTTCCGCATCCTGAAGGTGAGCGCACCGGAAGGGACCCTGCTCGAAGTAGGCGGCCTCACCGTGCTGCCCAACGGCGACCTGGGCGTGGCCACCCGCCGCGGCGATATCTACATCGTGGAAAACCCCACGAGCCGCCGTCCGCATTTCCGGAAATTCGCCAGCGGCCTCCACGAAGTGCTGGGCCTCGCTTACAAAAACGGCGACCTGTACTGCGCACAGCGCGGTGAACTGACCCGCCTTTCCGACACCAATAACGACGGTAAGGCAGACGTGTACGAAACCGTATACGCCTGGCCGCTCTCCGGTCACTACCACGAATACAGCTTCGGGCCGAAACTCGCGCCTGACGGTTCTTTCTTCGTTTCCGGCAACGTAGCGTTCGGCAACGAGGAATGGTGGCGCGGTGAAAGCCGCGTTCCCTGGCGCGGTTGGGTAATGCATATTTCTGCAGACGGCAGCCAAATGGAGCCCTGGGCTACAGGTATGCGCTCCCCCTGCGGCCTCGGCATGATCGACGGCGAATTGTTCTACTCCGAAAACCAGGGCGATTGGATGGGTTCCGGTGGCGTTTGGCAGGTAAGGAAAGGCGACTTCGTGGGGCACCCCGCAGGCCTCCGCTGGTCGGATATGCCGAATTCTCCCATCAAACTGAAAGACGAAGACCTCTACAAACAGGTAGACCAACGCCGGATCCGCAATGAGCAGGGCAGAATGGTGAAGCCGGAAAACGTGGTGGATGAAAAATTCAAAACACTGTTCGAAGTGAAGAAAGCCATCCCGCAGATCAAACTGCCGGCCGTTTGGCTGCCGCACGGCGTACTGGGCATCTCCAACTCCGAAATCCTCCCCATCCCCGAAAATACCTTCGGCCCGTTTGCCGGCCAGCTCCTCGTGGGCGACCAGGGCCAGAGCAAGATCATGCGCGTGGTACTGGAGAAAGTGAAAGGTGAATTCCAGGGCGTGGCGTTCGATTTCAGACAAGGCTTCCAGTCGGGCGTACTGCGCATGGCCTGGGGGAACGACGGTTCGCTGTTCGTAGGCGAAACCAACCGCGGCTGGGGCTCCGCCGGCGATGCCAACGAAGGTTTGCAGCGCCTGGTGTGGAACAACCGCATCCCTTTCGAAATGAAGACCGTGAAAGCGATGCCCGACGGCTTCGAGATCGAGTTCACCCTGCCGGTAGACCCGAAATCAGCTTCCGATCTGGCAGCCTATTCCGTGGAAAGCTTTATTTACAAGTACCACCCGGTATACGGCAGCCCCACCGTCAACAACGAGAAATGCGAAGTGAAAGGCGTGAAAGTGTCTGAAGACGGAACGAAAGTTCGCCTGATCGTCGACAACCTGCGTCAATATTACATCCATAATATTTCCGTGGAAGGCGTGCGCGAGAAGGATTATTTCTATTCCACCGTGCATCCCAACGCCTATTATACGCTCAATAACATCCCTGAAGGCGCTAAACTGGCCATGACAGGAGTGAGCACCCGCAATTCCGTGAAGGAAGCCGAAGCGGCCGCCGCCAAAACGAAAGCCGCGGAAGCTGCCAAAGCGAAAACCGCTCCCGCCAAAGGCGCCGCCAAAGCCGGTGAAGCCGCTGCCGTAAAACCCGCCGCCAAAGCGGCCACTTACGAAGAAGTGAAACCCCTGCTGGCAAAATACACCTGCGCCGCCTGCCACAACGCAGACAAAAAACAGGTAGGCCCCGCTTTCAAGGACATTGCGCGTAAAAAATACACCAACGATATGATCGTGAAGCTGATCTACAATCCCAATCCGGAAAACTGGCCCGGCTACGCAACAGAAATGCCGCCGATGCCCCAGGTTCCGAAGGCCGATGCCCTCCGCATCGCCAGCTGGATCAACTCGCTGAACTAA
- a CDS encoding DUF1080 domain-containing protein, with product MIGFLYACGAGLMLAQPAAAQSGKWPLTDLSAFRQPGGTWQIAGDVAARLGKPNTLETAKGTGVLVNQPGKKQHGQDLYSNVEHGDIDLELDYMMAAGSNSGIYFQGRYELQLFDSWGNPAPRAADNGGIYERWDDSRPEGQQGYQGYAPRQNASKAPGLWQHLKVSFQAPRFDASGKKVENARIIRAELNGVVIHENVELQGSTRGANGNEAPTGPLRIQGDHGAVAFRNINITEYPGARPTLTGLNYTVYKAANARELDPATAKAEAKGTAPTLTANAGPFTHGYQLRYTGKLNVEKAGDYNVGVYAQGGGASLTINGKQIAGYGGNGRGKATLPAGSSDVEIIYGREGDWGAPTLGLYIAGNGLREIQFGDAITPDNTDPILLEADQTTILRSFMDAPGREKITHAVSVGSPEKVHYTYDLDNGMLVQAWRGGFLETTPMWHERGNGTARPIGTLQRFGQTAFTLNRLADAGAAWSADSAGTSFRPKGYVLDEKDRPTFRYQAFGSNVSDAIRILPDGSGFTRDLEVTAPAADLFAKLAEGAQIEQVEKDLYVVDGKSFYLRITDAGGAKPVVRTSGNKQELIVPVRGKLSYSILF from the coding sequence ATGATCGGCTTTTTGTATGCATGCGGTGCCGGCCTGATGCTGGCCCAGCCTGCTGCAGCGCAATCCGGGAAATGGCCGCTTACGGACCTTTCCGCCTTCCGGCAACCCGGCGGGACCTGGCAGATCGCCGGCGACGTAGCCGCCCGGCTCGGGAAACCCAACACCCTCGAAACCGCCAAAGGCACCGGCGTCCTGGTTAACCAACCCGGCAAAAAGCAGCATGGACAAGATCTTTACTCCAATGTAGAGCATGGGGACATCGACCTCGAGCTCGATTACATGATGGCCGCAGGTTCCAACTCCGGCATCTATTTCCAGGGACGGTATGAGCTTCAACTGTTCGACAGCTGGGGCAATCCCGCTCCCCGTGCGGCCGACAACGGCGGCATCTACGAACGCTGGGACGATTCCCGCCCCGAAGGCCAGCAAGGCTACCAGGGCTACGCCCCCCGGCAGAACGCCAGCAAAGCCCCCGGCCTCTGGCAACACCTGAAGGTTTCCTTCCAGGCCCCCCGGTTCGACGCGTCCGGTAAAAAGGTCGAAAACGCCCGCATCATCCGCGCCGAACTGAACGGCGTCGTGATCCACGAAAACGTAGAGCTCCAGGGCTCCACCCGCGGCGCCAACGGCAACGAAGCCCCCACAGGCCCCCTGCGCATCCAGGGAGATCATGGCGCCGTTGCCTTCCGCAATATCAATATCACCGAATACCCCGGCGCCCGTCCTACCCTGACAGGCCTCAACTACACCGTATATAAAGCGGCCAACGCCCGTGAGCTCGATCCAGCTACGGCCAAAGCCGAAGCAAAGGGCACCGCGCCTACGCTCACCGCGAACGCCGGCCCCTTCACTCATGGCTACCAGCTCCGCTACACCGGCAAGCTCAACGTAGAAAAAGCCGGTGATTACAACGTAGGCGTATATGCCCAGGGAGGTGGCGCCAGCCTCACCATCAACGGCAAACAGATCGCCGGTTATGGCGGTAACGGCCGCGGTAAGGCTACCCTTCCCGCAGGTTCCTCCGACGTGGAAATCATCTACGGCCGCGAAGGCGACTGGGGCGCCCCCACACTCGGGCTCTACATCGCCGGCAACGGTCTCCGCGAAATCCAGTTCGGTGACGCCATCACCCCCGACAATACCGATCCCATCCTCCTCGAAGCCGATCAGACCACCATCCTGCGCAGCTTCATGGACGCACCCGGCCGCGAAAAGATCACCCACGCCGTATCCGTTGGCAGCCCCGAAAAAGTACATTACACGTACGATCTCGACAATGGCATGCTCGTTCAGGCCTGGCGCGGCGGCTTCCTCGAAACCACTCCCATGTGGCACGAGCGCGGCAACGGCACCGCACGGCCCATTGGTACGCTGCAACGCTTCGGACAAACGGCTTTCACCCTCAACCGCCTGGCAGACGCCGGCGCAGCCTGGAGCGCAGACTCCGCCGGAACCAGCTTCCGCCCTAAAGGTTATGTGCTCGATGAGAAAGACCGGCCCACTTTCCGCTACCAGGCTTTCGGCAGCAACGTGTCTGACGCCATCCGCATCCTGCCCGACGGTTCCGGTTTCACCCGCGACCTGGAAGTGACCGCCCCCGCGGCCGACCTTTTCGCCAAACTGGCCGAAGGCGCACAAATCGAACAAGTGGAAAAAGACCTGTACGTGGTAGACGGCAAATCGTTCTACCTCCGCATCACGGATGCCGGCGGCGCCAAACCCGTTGTGCGCACATCCGGCAACAAACAGGAACTCATCGTTCCCGTTCGCGGCAAGCTGAGCTATTCCATCCTTTTCTAA
- a CDS encoding DUF4349 domain-containing protein, with the protein MQRHSMLWAAALLPVLTLYACGHNLESARQIDGETVSDTTYPSPTDVSLNAATIPEKRVKTGEMRLQVDNVVQATVRMEQLVTRAGGIVEQSEIRQTSGRQDDTRYSSDSLRRVTWYAPEATLRLRVPVMMMDSVVHAITGMAAFVEFRSLADADLSLQHLQNNLLNNLTQQPGRAVEHTKPNQELDVRQYEDEARRGAIGRTIENLGIDQLAAFSTLTVNLRQPDLAVVSIIPDPEKFARSYFMADASQALGNGLSGFRAALIFLLNIWPLLLVAGITWFLYRKWFPRLKVAAAEKPQS; encoded by the coding sequence ATGCAACGTCATTCCATGTTGTGGGCAGCCGCGCTGTTGCCCGTACTGACCCTCTATGCCTGCGGGCATAACCTCGAATCGGCCCGCCAGATCGATGGCGAAACGGTATCCGACACCACGTATCCCTCCCCTACCGACGTATCGCTCAACGCCGCCACCATCCCCGAAAAGCGCGTAAAGACGGGAGAAATGCGGCTGCAGGTAGACAACGTCGTGCAAGCCACCGTGCGCATGGAGCAGCTCGTAACCCGCGCCGGCGGCATCGTTGAGCAAAGCGAGATCAGGCAAACCAGCGGCCGGCAAGACGATACCCGGTACAGCAGCGATTCCCTGCGCCGCGTTACCTGGTATGCGCCCGAAGCTACTTTGCGTTTGCGCGTTCCCGTTATGATGATGGATTCCGTCGTGCATGCCATCACCGGCATGGCCGCGTTCGTGGAATTCCGCTCGCTGGCCGATGCCGATCTTTCGCTCCAGCATCTGCAAAACAACCTCCTCAACAACCTCACTCAGCAACCCGGAAGGGCCGTGGAGCACACCAAACCGAACCAGGAGCTCGACGTGCGCCAGTACGAAGACGAAGCCAGGCGCGGCGCCATCGGCCGCACGATCGAAAACCTCGGGATCGACCAGCTGGCGGCATTTTCAACGCTTACCGTCAATCTCCGGCAGCCGGATCTGGCGGTGGTTTCCATCATCCCCGATCCTGAAAAATTCGCGCGCAGCTATTTCATGGCAGATGCTTCGCAGGCGCTGGGCAACGGGCTTTCCGGTTTCCGCGCCGCGCTCATTTTCCTCCTCAACATCTGGCCGCTCCTGCTGGTGGCCGGTATCACGTGGTTCCTTTACCGCAAATGGTTCCCGCGGTTGAAGGTGGCTGCCGCCGAAAAACCACAATCCTGA
- a CDS encoding AraC family transcriptional regulator yields MDMPLLPTRILWIDRPEHAESIPVASLPKDQLKGLLWSARVYFEDDADCKIVTQEIPLGPLSVWFHHVMPKTSMILFPQTPFQNVILHVMLGSHVRVLMGNGRMADLRNQRMDLFNLRDYLNTVPLEPGQWFDSFHLNFRPEMAKELIDEYPELNGLLTPAIMQGEGHLNTRSVFFNEVCQRALKEILCCKQIGDQGGYFVRRQAVNILTVFLRTMHLSAGAYKMSTKNRLKTAACYHFLRRNFTGAHTPENLAERFSLDAKLLEECFLARYGRSVGEFITDLRMNVAYHSLMKTKASLTMIAADTGYDSLAAFRIAFRKYFRVGPVHLIKAQ; encoded by the coding sequence ATGGATATGCCATTATTGCCAACCAGAATTCTGTGGATAGACAGGCCGGAACATGCCGAGTCTATCCCGGTAGCCAGCTTGCCCAAAGATCAGCTGAAGGGCCTTTTATGGAGTGCCCGTGTGTATTTCGAGGATGATGCGGACTGCAAGATCGTGACCCAGGAAATACCGCTGGGGCCCCTTTCCGTCTGGTTCCACCACGTAATGCCCAAAACCTCCATGATCCTGTTCCCCCAAACGCCTTTCCAGAACGTCATCCTCCATGTCATGCTCGGCAGCCACGTGCGCGTGCTCATGGGGAATGGCCGGATGGCGGATTTGCGGAACCAGCGCATGGACCTCTTCAACCTCCGCGATTACCTGAACACCGTGCCGCTCGAGCCCGGGCAATGGTTCGACAGCTTCCACCTCAATTTCCGGCCTGAAATGGCGAAGGAATTGATAGATGAATACCCGGAACTGAACGGACTGCTGACGCCGGCCATCATGCAGGGAGAAGGGCATCTGAACACGCGGTCGGTCTTTTTCAATGAAGTTTGCCAGCGTGCGCTGAAGGAAATCCTCTGTTGCAAACAAATTGGCGACCAGGGCGGGTATTTCGTCCGCCGGCAGGCCGTTAATATCCTGACCGTTTTCCTGCGGACAATGCACCTCAGCGCCGGGGCGTACAAAATGTCTACCAAGAACCGCCTCAAAACCGCCGCCTGCTATCACTTCCTCCGCCGGAACTTCACCGGGGCGCATACGCCCGAAAACCTGGCCGAACGCTTTTCGCTGGACGCCAAACTGCTGGAGGAATGCTTCCTGGCCCGGTATGGCCGCAGCGTCGGGGAATTCATCACCGATCTGCGGATGAACGTAGCCTATCATTCTTTGATGAAAACGAAAGCCAGTCTTACCATGATCGCCGCCGACACCGGCTACGATTCCCTGGCGGCTTTCCGCATCGCCTTCCGGAAATACTTCCGGGTGGGGCCGGTGCACCTCATCAAAGCGCAATAA